From Pongo pygmaeus isolate AG05252 chromosome 1, NHGRI_mPonPyg2-v2.0_pri, whole genome shotgun sequence, one genomic window encodes:
- the LOC129015707 gene encoding LOW QUALITY PROTEIN: olfactory receptor 10T2 (The sequence of the model RefSeq protein was modified relative to this genomic sequence to represent the inferred CDS: deleted 2 bases in 1 codon; substituted 2 bases at 2 genomic stop codons) — translation MXGFNKTTVVTQFILVGFSSLGELQLLLFVIFLLLYLTILVANVTIMAIIRFSWTLYTPMYSFLFILSFSESCYTFVIIPQLLVHLLSDTKTISFMACATQLFFFLGFACTICLLIAVMGYDHYVAICHPLRYTLIMNKRLGLELISLSGATGFFIALVATNLICDMPFCGPNRVNHYFCDMAPVIKXACTDTHVKELALFSLSILVIMAPFLLILISYGFIVNTILKIPLAEGKKKAFATCASYLTVVFIHYGCASIIYLRPKSKSASDKDQLVAVTYTVVTPLLNPLVYSLRNKEVKTALKRVLGMPVATKMS, via the exons ATGTGAGGTTTCAACAAAACCACTGTGGTCACACAGTTCATCCTGGTGGGtttctccagcctgggggagctCCAGCTGCTGCTTTTTGTCATCTTTCTTCTCCTATACTTGACAATCCTGGTGGCCAATGTGACCATCATGGCCATTATTCGCTTCAGCTGGACTCTCTACACTCCCATGTATAGCTTTCTAttcatcctttcattttctgAGTCCTGCTACACTTTTGTCATCATCCCTCAGCTGCTGGTCCACCTGCTCTCAGACACCAAGACCATCTCCTTCATGGCCTGTGCCACCCAGCTGTTCTTCTTCCTTGGCTTTGCCTGCACCATCTGCCTCCTCATTGCTGTGATGGGATATGATCACTATGTAGCAATTTGTCACCCTCTGAGGTACACACTCATCATGAAC AAAAGGCTGGGGTTGGAGTTGATTTCTCTCTCAGGAGCCACAGGTTTCTTTATTGCTTTGGTGGCCACCAATCTCATTTGTGACATGCCTTTTTGTGGCCCCAACAGGGTTAACCACTATTTCTGTGACATGGCACCTGTTATCAAGTGAGCCTGCACTGACACCCATGTGAAAGAGCTGGCTTTATTTAGCCTCAGCATCCTGGTAATTATGGCGCCTTTTCTGTTAATTCTCATATCCTATGGCTTCATAGTTAACACCATCCTGAAGATCCCCTTAGCTGAGGGAAAGAAGAAGGCCTTTGCCACCTGTGCCTCATATCTCACTGTGGTCTTTATCCACTATGGCTGTGCCTCTATCATCTATCTGCGGCCCAAGTCCAAGTCTGCCTCAGACAAGGATCAGTTGGTGGCAGTGACCTACACAGTGGTTACTCCCTTACTTAATCCTCTTGTCTATAGTCTGAGGAACAAAGAGGTAAAAACTGCATTGAAAAGAGTTCTTGGAATGCCTGTGGCAACCAAGATGAgctaa